One genomic window of Falco cherrug isolate bFalChe1 chromosome 20, bFalChe1.pri, whole genome shotgun sequence includes the following:
- the LOC102047578 gene encoding interferon-induced 35 kDa protein isoform X2 produces MDPDEDFIYLIAPGCVGRSCLELTPERVRQEIERCKELCSALEQEHVDLQMAKEGVERRTQELRKEGELCKNFEQQMSLNRDEEGSLQASICLAKEEQNRLMQEKQVLQKKLEEVRKRVLWEDLATMLPALPEKKMVFKGLETNKEDMNKLVLTPLIHYPLPGGSALITFEKAEVAQRIIEAKEHMVELSSGEELEELDRCRVRVQAAPVDVLLPSALEIGLTRSSRSILVSDLPSLGIPEETLLDKLELFFSKTKNGGGEVESREFLDDSGQVVLTFARDGVAEPLIARGHMQVLIGRREYKLKISPCMSGDITNLQLQPSRCPRTVLLSSIPDVLGEELMRDSLEIHFQKASRGGGEVDALAYVPAGQQAVAVFTEDAG; encoded by the exons ATGGATCCGGACGAG GACTTCATATACCTGATCGCCCCCGGGTGCGTGGGGAGAAGCTGCCTGGAGCTGACCCCCGAGCGAGTCCGACAGGAGATCGAGCGCTGCAAG GAACTTTGCAGCGCTCTGGAGCAAGAACATGTGGACCTACAAATGGCCAAGGAAGGCGTAGAGAGAAGGACACAGGAGCTGAGGAAAGAAGGAGAACTTTGTAAAAATTTTGAGCAACAAATGTCTTTAAACAGAGATGAAGAGGGATCCCTCCAG gcGAGCATTTGTTTAGCAAAGGAGGAGCAGAACAGACTGATGCAGGAGAAGCAGGTGTTGcaaaagaaactggaagaagTGAGGAAGAGAGTCCTCTGGGAGGATCTGGCGACG atgctgcctgccttgccagagaagaaaatggtGTTTAAGGGACTTGAGACAAACAAGGAGGACATGAACAAGCTGGTTCTCACCCCACTGATCCACTACCCTCTGCCGGGGGGCTCAGCTCTCATCACCTTTGAGAAGGCAGAGG TGGCTCAGAGGATCATAGAGGCGAAGGAGCACATGGTGGAGCTGAGCTctggggaggagctggaggagcttgACCGGTGCAGGGTGCGAGTGCAGGCAGCGCCGGTGGATGTGCTGCTGCCGTCTGCCCTGGAG ATCGGGCTGACTcgcagcagcaggagcatccTCGTGTCTGacctgcccagcctgggcaTCCCTGAGGAGACGCTGCTGGACAAGCTGGAGCTCTTCTTCAGCAAGACGAAGAATGGCGGCGGTGAGGTGGAGAGCAGGGAGTTCCTGGACGACTCTGGCCAGGTGGTGCTGACCTTCGCGCGGGACGGAG TAGCGGAGCCACTAATTGCAAGAGGACATATGCAGGTGCTTATTGGGAGGAGAGAGTACAAGCTTAAAATATCACCGTGCATGAGTGGAGACATCACCAACCTGCAG ctccagccgTCCCGCTGCCCCAGGACCGTCCTGCTCTCGAGCATCCCAGACGTGCTGGGTGAGGAGCTCATGAGGGACAGCCTGGAGATCCACTTCCAGAAGGCCAGCCGCGGCGGGGGAGAGGTGGATGCCCTCGCCTACGTGCCGGCGGGACAACAGGCGGTGGCCGTTTTCACGGAAGATGCGGGCTGA
- the LOC102047578 gene encoding interferon-induced 35 kDa protein isoform X1, translated as MDPDEDFIYLIAPGCVGRSCLELTPERVRQEIERCKELCSALEQEHVDLQMAKEGVERRTQELRKEGELCKNFEQQMSLNRDEEGSLQASICLAKEEQNRLMQEKQVLQKKLEEVRKRVLWEDLATMLPALPEKKMVFKGLETNKEDMNKLVLTPLIHYPLPGGSALITFEKAEVAQRIIEAKEHMVELSSGEELEELDRCRVRVQAAPVDVLLPSALEIGLTRSSRSILVSDLPSLGIPEETLLDKLELFFSKTKNGGGEVESREFLDDSGQVVLTFARDGVAEPLIARGHMQVLIGRREYKLKISPCMSGDITNLQHRAVAAQPGSAQLQPSRCPRTVLLSSIPDVLGEELMRDSLEIHFQKASRGGGEVDALAYVPAGQQAVAVFTEDAG; from the exons ATGGATCCGGACGAG GACTTCATATACCTGATCGCCCCCGGGTGCGTGGGGAGAAGCTGCCTGGAGCTGACCCCCGAGCGAGTCCGACAGGAGATCGAGCGCTGCAAG GAACTTTGCAGCGCTCTGGAGCAAGAACATGTGGACCTACAAATGGCCAAGGAAGGCGTAGAGAGAAGGACACAGGAGCTGAGGAAAGAAGGAGAACTTTGTAAAAATTTTGAGCAACAAATGTCTTTAAACAGAGATGAAGAGGGATCCCTCCAG gcGAGCATTTGTTTAGCAAAGGAGGAGCAGAACAGACTGATGCAGGAGAAGCAGGTGTTGcaaaagaaactggaagaagTGAGGAAGAGAGTCCTCTGGGAGGATCTGGCGACG atgctgcctgccttgccagagaagaaaatggtGTTTAAGGGACTTGAGACAAACAAGGAGGACATGAACAAGCTGGTTCTCACCCCACTGATCCACTACCCTCTGCCGGGGGGCTCAGCTCTCATCACCTTTGAGAAGGCAGAGG TGGCTCAGAGGATCATAGAGGCGAAGGAGCACATGGTGGAGCTGAGCTctggggaggagctggaggagcttgACCGGTGCAGGGTGCGAGTGCAGGCAGCGCCGGTGGATGTGCTGCTGCCGTCTGCCCTGGAG ATCGGGCTGACTcgcagcagcaggagcatccTCGTGTCTGacctgcccagcctgggcaTCCCTGAGGAGACGCTGCTGGACAAGCTGGAGCTCTTCTTCAGCAAGACGAAGAATGGCGGCGGTGAGGTGGAGAGCAGGGAGTTCCTGGACGACTCTGGCCAGGTGGTGCTGACCTTCGCGCGGGACGGAG TAGCGGAGCCACTAATTGCAAGAGGACATATGCAGGTGCTTATTGGGAGGAGAGAGTACAAGCTTAAAATATCACCGTGCATGAGTGGAGACATCACCAACCTGCAG cacagggctgttgcagctcagcctggctctgcccagctccagccgTCCCGCTGCCCCAGGACCGTCCTGCTCTCGAGCATCCCAGACGTGCTGGGTGAGGAGCTCATGAGGGACAGCCTGGAGATCCACTTCCAGAAGGCCAGCCGCGGCGGGGGAGAGGTGGATGCCCTCGCCTACGTGCCGGCGGGACAACAGGCGGTGGCCGTTTTCACGGAAGATGCGGGCTGA
- the LOC102047578 gene encoding interferon-induced 35 kDa protein isoform X3, with amino-acid sequence MDPDEDFIYLIAPGCVGRSCLELTPERVRQEIERCKELCSALEQEHVDLQMAKEGVERRTQELRKEGELCKNFEQQMSLNRDEEGSLQASICLAKEEQNRLMQEKQVLQKKLEEVRKRVLWEDLATMLPALPEKKMVFKGLETNKEDMNKLVLTPLIHYPLPGGSALITFEKAEVAQRIIEAKEHMVELSSGEELEELDRCRVRVQAAPVDVLLPSALEIGLTRSSRSILVSDLPSLGIPEETLLDKLELFFSKTKNGGGEVESREFLDDSGQVVLTFARDGVAEPLIARGHMQVLIGRREYKLKISPCMSGDITNLQLSLALPSSSRPAAPGPSCSRASQTCWVRSS; translated from the exons ATGGATCCGGACGAG GACTTCATATACCTGATCGCCCCCGGGTGCGTGGGGAGAAGCTGCCTGGAGCTGACCCCCGAGCGAGTCCGACAGGAGATCGAGCGCTGCAAG GAACTTTGCAGCGCTCTGGAGCAAGAACATGTGGACCTACAAATGGCCAAGGAAGGCGTAGAGAGAAGGACACAGGAGCTGAGGAAAGAAGGAGAACTTTGTAAAAATTTTGAGCAACAAATGTCTTTAAACAGAGATGAAGAGGGATCCCTCCAG gcGAGCATTTGTTTAGCAAAGGAGGAGCAGAACAGACTGATGCAGGAGAAGCAGGTGTTGcaaaagaaactggaagaagTGAGGAAGAGAGTCCTCTGGGAGGATCTGGCGACG atgctgcctgccttgccagagaagaaaatggtGTTTAAGGGACTTGAGACAAACAAGGAGGACATGAACAAGCTGGTTCTCACCCCACTGATCCACTACCCTCTGCCGGGGGGCTCAGCTCTCATCACCTTTGAGAAGGCAGAGG TGGCTCAGAGGATCATAGAGGCGAAGGAGCACATGGTGGAGCTGAGCTctggggaggagctggaggagcttgACCGGTGCAGGGTGCGAGTGCAGGCAGCGCCGGTGGATGTGCTGCTGCCGTCTGCCCTGGAG ATCGGGCTGACTcgcagcagcaggagcatccTCGTGTCTGacctgcccagcctgggcaTCCCTGAGGAGACGCTGCTGGACAAGCTGGAGCTCTTCTTCAGCAAGACGAAGAATGGCGGCGGTGAGGTGGAGAGCAGGGAGTTCCTGGACGACTCTGGCCAGGTGGTGCTGACCTTCGCGCGGGACGGAG TAGCGGAGCCACTAATTGCAAGAGGACATATGCAGGTGCTTATTGGGAGGAGAGAGTACAAGCTTAAAATATCACCGTGCATGAGTGGAGACATCACCAACCTGCAG ctcagcctggctctgcccagctccagccgTCCCGCTGCCCCAGGACCGTCCTGCTCTCGAGCATCCCAGACGTGCTGGGTGAGGAGCTCATGA
- the LOC102047578 gene encoding interferon-induced 35 kDa protein isoform X4, whose amino-acid sequence MDPDEDFIYLIAPGCVGRSCLELTPERVRQEIERCKELCSALEQEHVDLQMAKEGVERRTQELRKEGELCKNFEQQMSLNRDEEGSLQASICLAKEEQNRLMQEKQVLQKKLEEVRKRVLWEDLATMLPALPEKKMVFKGLETNKEDMNKLVLTPLIHYPLPGGSALITFEKAEVAQRIIEAKEHMVELSSGEELEELDRCRVRVQAAPVDVLLPSALEIGLTRSSRSILVSDLPSLGIPEETLLDKLELFFSKTKNGGGEVESREFLDDSGQVVLTFARDGVAEPLIARGHMQVLIGRREYKLKISPCMSGDITNLQDRPALEHPRRAG is encoded by the exons ATGGATCCGGACGAG GACTTCATATACCTGATCGCCCCCGGGTGCGTGGGGAGAAGCTGCCTGGAGCTGACCCCCGAGCGAGTCCGACAGGAGATCGAGCGCTGCAAG GAACTTTGCAGCGCTCTGGAGCAAGAACATGTGGACCTACAAATGGCCAAGGAAGGCGTAGAGAGAAGGACACAGGAGCTGAGGAAAGAAGGAGAACTTTGTAAAAATTTTGAGCAACAAATGTCTTTAAACAGAGATGAAGAGGGATCCCTCCAG gcGAGCATTTGTTTAGCAAAGGAGGAGCAGAACAGACTGATGCAGGAGAAGCAGGTGTTGcaaaagaaactggaagaagTGAGGAAGAGAGTCCTCTGGGAGGATCTGGCGACG atgctgcctgccttgccagagaagaaaatggtGTTTAAGGGACTTGAGACAAACAAGGAGGACATGAACAAGCTGGTTCTCACCCCACTGATCCACTACCCTCTGCCGGGGGGCTCAGCTCTCATCACCTTTGAGAAGGCAGAGG TGGCTCAGAGGATCATAGAGGCGAAGGAGCACATGGTGGAGCTGAGCTctggggaggagctggaggagcttgACCGGTGCAGGGTGCGAGTGCAGGCAGCGCCGGTGGATGTGCTGCTGCCGTCTGCCCTGGAG ATCGGGCTGACTcgcagcagcaggagcatccTCGTGTCTGacctgcccagcctgggcaTCCCTGAGGAGACGCTGCTGGACAAGCTGGAGCTCTTCTTCAGCAAGACGAAGAATGGCGGCGGTGAGGTGGAGAGCAGGGAGTTCCTGGACGACTCTGGCCAGGTGGTGCTGACCTTCGCGCGGGACGGAG TAGCGGAGCCACTAATTGCAAGAGGACATATGCAGGTGCTTATTGGGAGGAGAGAGTACAAGCTTAAAATATCACCGTGCATGAGTGGAGACATCACCAACCTGCAG GACCGTCCTGCTCTCGAGCATCCCAGACGTGCTGGGTGA
- the RPL27 gene encoding 60S ribosomal protein L27 isoform X1: MGKFMKPGKVVLVLAGRYSGRKAVIVKNIDDGTSDRPYSHALVAGIDRYPRKVTAAMGKKKIAKRSKIKSFVKVYNYNHLMPTRYSVDIPLDKTVVNKDVFRDPALKRKARREAKVKFEERYKTGKNKWFFQKLRF; this comes from the exons ATGGGCAAGTTCATGAAGCCGGGGaaggtggtgctggtgctggccgGCCGCTACTCGGGCCGCAAGGCCGTCATCGTGAAG AACATCGATGATGGCACTTCGGACCGGCCGTACAGCCACGCCTTGGTGGCAGGCATCGACCGGTACCCGCGGAAGGTGACAGCTGCCATGGGCAAGAAGAAGATCGCAAAGAGGTCCAAGATCAAGTCCTTCGTCAAGGTTTACAACTACAACCACCTGATGCCGACCCG GTATTCTGTCGATATTCCACTGGACAAGACGGTGGTCAACAAGGACGTGTTCAGGGACCCCGCTCTAAAACGCAAAGCGAGACGTGAAGCCAAGGTGAAATTTGAGGAAAG ATACAAGACAGGCAAGAATAAGTGGTTCTTCCAGAAGCTGCGATTCTAA
- the RPL27 gene encoding 60S ribosomal protein L27 isoform X2, with the protein MGKFMKPGKVVLVLAGRYSGRKAVIVKNIDDGTSDRPYSHALVAGIDRYPRKVTAAMGKKKIAKRSKIKSFVKVYNYNHLMPTRYSVDIPLDKTVVNKDVFRDPALKRKARREAKVKFEESRLFGERWVEMGSS; encoded by the exons ATGGGCAAGTTCATGAAGCCGGGGaaggtggtgctggtgctggccgGCCGCTACTCGGGCCGCAAGGCCGTCATCGTGAAG AACATCGATGATGGCACTTCGGACCGGCCGTACAGCCACGCCTTGGTGGCAGGCATCGACCGGTACCCGCGGAAGGTGACAGCTGCCATGGGCAAGAAGAAGATCGCAAAGAGGTCCAAGATCAAGTCCTTCGTCAAGGTTTACAACTACAACCACCTGATGCCGACCCG GTATTCTGTCGATATTCCACTGGACAAGACGGTGGTCAACAAGGACGTGTTCAGGGACCCCGCTCTAAAACGCAAAGCGAGACGTGAAGCCAAGGTGAAATTTGAGGAAAG CCGTCTGTTCGGGGAGCGGTGGGTTGAGATGGGGAGCAGTTGA
- the RUNDC1 gene encoding RUN domain-containing protein 1, with product MEAEGGPLGPGERWAPVGAVSAAVTAEEEEEDEEAAAGGSPQSVPRLRAERRRLHGALLALASHFAQVQFRLRQVARAGPAEQQRLLRDLEDFAFRGCPAPLAPGLGGAPSEQEKREQIEVQKEKQRELILQLKTQLDDLETFAYQEGSYDSLPQSVVMERQRMIINELIKKLDMDLSEDIATLSPEELRQRVDAAIAQIVNPARVKEQLVEQLKTQIRDLEMFINFIQDEVGSSGKVEDGHCECAGRKDGGGSCKPNTRPSGNRVNPEDARKMRETGLHLMRRMLAVLQIFAVSQFGCATDQIPRTLWQKDQANKDYSPLIKKLELSVERVRQLALKHQQEDHVISSSDLQDVPLGGRDELTLAVRKELTIALRDLMAHGLYASSQGMSLVLAPIACLIPAFTSSPQTMHPWELFVKYYNAKNGQAFVESPAHKLSQSFALPVTGGVAVTPKQSLLTAIHTVLTEHDPFKRSADSELKALVCMALNEQRLVSWVNLICKSGALVQSHYQPWSYMANTGFESALNVLSRLSNLKFNLPVDLAVRQLKNIKDAF from the exons ATGGAGGCGGAGGGCGGCCCGCTGGGCCCGGGGGAGCGCTGGGCGCCGGTGGGCGCCGTGTCGGCGGCGGTGACggccgaggaggaggaggaggacgaggaggcggcggcgggcgggtcGCCGCAGTCGGTGCCGCGGTTGCGGGCTGAGCGGCGGCGGCTGCACGGGGCGCTGCTGGCGCTGGCTTCGCACTTCGCGCAGGTGCAGTTCCGGCTGCGGCAGGTGGCCCGGGCCGGCCCGGCCGAGCAGCAGCGCCTGCTCCGCGACCTGGAGGACTTCGCCTTCCGCGGCTGCCCCGCACCGCTAGCGCCCGGCCTAGGGGGTGCCCCG agtgaGCAAGAGAAGCGGGAGCAAATTGAGGTGCAGAAGGAGAAACAGAGAGAGCTGATCCTGCAGCTGAAGACACAGCTGGATGACCTGGAGACATTTGCTTACCAAGAGGGCAGCTATGATTCCCTGCCACAGTCTGTGGTTATGGAAAGACAACGG ATGATTATAAATGAGTTGATAAAGAAGCTGGACATGGACTTAAGTGAAGATATTGCAACGCTCTCACCAGAGGAATTGCGGCAGCGTGTGGATGCTGCCATAGCACAGATCGTTAATCCAGCCAGGGTGAAGGAACAGCTGGTGGAACAACTGAAGACACAGATAAGGGACCTCGAAATGTTCATCAACTTCATCCAGG ATGAAGTTGGAAGCTCGGGTAAGGTGGAAGATGGACACTGTGAATGTGCAGGCAGAAAAGATGGTGGTGGTTCCTGCAAACCAAATACACGGCCTTCTGGAAACAGAG TGAACccagaagatgccagaaagatGCGAGAGACAGGCCTGCACCTCATGCGTCGCATGCTGGCCGTGCTACAAATATTTGCTGTCAGTCAGTTTGGTTGTGCTACTGATCAGATTCCTCGGACCCTCTGGCAGAAGGACCAAGCCAACAAGGACTATTCCCCCTTAATTAAGAAACTGGAGTTGTCAGTAGAGCGGGTGAGGCAGCTGGCTCTGAAACACCAGCAGGAAGACCACGTTATCAGTTCCTCCGACCTGCAGGACGTTCCCTTAGGAGGCAGAGATGAGCTGACTCTAGCTGTGCGGAAGGAGTTGACCATAGCTTTGCGGGACCTGATGGCTCACGGGCTCTACGCCTCTTCTCAAGGAATGAGCCTGGTCTTGGCACCCATTGCGTGCTTGATTCCTGCGTTCACCTCATCGCCGCAGACCATGCACCCCTGGGAGCTCTTTGTGAAGTACTACAATGCTAAGAATGGACAAGCCTTTGTAGAATCCCCGGCTCACAAGCTCTCCCAGTCCTTTGCCTTGCCTGTGACGGGAGGAGTGGCCGTTACCCCCAAGCAGAGCCTGCTGACAGCGATTCACACTGTCCTGACGGAACATGACCCCTTCAAGCGCAGTGCAGACTCTGAACTGAAAGCTCTGGTGTGTATGGCGCTGAACGAGCAGCGCCTGGTCTCCTGGGTCAATCTGATCTGCAAATCTGGAGCTCTGGTACAGTCCCACTACCAGCCATGGAGCTACATGGCAAACACAGGCTTTGAGAGCGCGCTCAATGTTCTCAGTCGCCTCAGCAACTTGAAATTCAACCTCCCGGTTGACCTGGCTGTCCGGCAGCTGAAAAACATCAAAGACgctttttga
- the PTGES3L gene encoding putative protein PTGES3L, with protein sequence MARQPAKTLWYDRPRYVYLEFCVEDSRDVQVVIEEQRLVFSCKNADGVEFYNEIDLYARVNSKDSREKRSDRSITCFMRKWKEKVAWPRITKENIKPAWLSVDFDNWRDWEGDEEVERAMMEQYAELLEKVTDKGPPPAMDDLDDEL encoded by the exons ATGGCGAG GCAGCCCGCCAAGACGCTGTGGTACGACCGCCCGCGCTACGTCTACCTGGAGTTCTGCGTGGAGGACAGCAGGGACGTCCAGGTCGTCATCGAGGAGCAGCGGCTGGTCTTCAG TTGCAAGAATGCAGACGGCGTGGAGTTCTACAATGAGATCGACCTGTATGCCAGGGTCAACTCCAAG GACTCACGGGAGAAGCGCTCTGACCGCTCCATCACGTGCTTTATGAGGAAGTGGAAGGAGAAAGTGGCCTGGCCACGCATCACCAAGGAGAACATCAAG CCGGCCTGGCTCTCCGTGGACTTTGACAACTGGCGAGACTGGGAAGGGGACGAGGAGGTGGAGAGGGCCATGATGGAGCAGTACGCAGAG CTCCTGGAGAAGGTGACGGACAAAGGCCCCCCGCCAGCCATGGATGACCTGGAT GACGAGCTCTGA
- the AARSD1 gene encoding alanyl-tRNA editing protein Aarsd1, protein MVFQCQRDSWARQFATRVVSCRAAELRPEGGGEPVRGFQVVLEDTILFPEGGGQPDDRGLIGEVPVLRVTRHGAEAVHFVQTALEPGAEVLLSLDWERRFDHMQQHSGQHLITAVAEQMFGFKTTSWELGRQRSVIELDTPSMTAEQIETLERSVNEKIRERVPVVVRELAADDPEIETVRSRGLPDDHVGPVRVVDIEGIDSNMCCGTHVSNLSDLQVIKLLGTEKGKKNKTNLVFLTGNRVLKSIEQSHSTEKALTSLLKNGPGEHIEAVKRLQSSVKLLQKNNLNLLRDIAVLIARDFKSKPVRSQLFVLHRKEGDSEFMNIIANEIGTEETLLFLTVGDEKEAGLFLLAGPVEAVENLGPRVAELLGGKGAGKRGRFQGKATKMSRRGEVQALLQEFVSHRSPEASTAVPSNMLLQKGI, encoded by the exons ATGGTGTTCCAGTGCCAGCGGGACAGCTGGGCCCGACAG TTCGCCACCCGGGTGGTGTCGTGCCGGGCGGCGGAGCTGCGGCCCGagggcggcggggagccggTGCGCGGTTTCCAGGTGGTGCTGGAGGACACCATCCTCTTCCCCGAGGGCGGCGGGCAg CCGGATGACCGCGGCCTCATCGGCGAGGTGCCGGTTCTGCGTGTGACCCGGCATGGCGCCGAGGCCGTCCACTTCGTGCAGACGGCGCTGGAGCCGGGCGCTGAGGTGCTGCTGTCGCTGGACTGGGAGCGCCGCTTCGACCACATGCAGCAGCACTCAG GACAGCATCTCATCACTGCCGTCGCCGAACAGATGTTTGGATTCAAAACGACTTCATG ggagctgggccGTCAGCGAAGTGTCATTGAGCTGGACACCCCCTCCATGACAGCAGAGCAAATAGAGACCCTGGAGAGGAGCGTGAATGAGAAAATCCGGGAGAGGGTGCCGGTGGTGGTGAGGGAACTGGCTGCAGATGACCCTGAAATTGAAACA GTGAGAAGCCGTGGTTTGCCCGATGACCACGTGGGGCCAGTGCGAGTTGTTGACATTGAAGGCATCGACTCCAACATGTGCTGTGGGACCCACGTCTCCAACCTGAGTGACTTGCAg gttaTTAAACTCCTTGgcacagaaaaagggaaaaagaacaaaaccaacttGGTTTTCCTGACAGGAAACAGAGTGCTGAAGTCAATCGAACAAAGTCACAGCACTGAGAAGGCTCTAACCTCACTGCTCAA AAACGGACCAGGTGAGCACATAGAGGCTGTGAAGAGACTGCAGAGTTCTGTGAAACTGCTTCAGAAG aataacttGAACCTGCTTAGAGATATTGCTGTTTTGATAGCCCGGGACTTCAAGAGCAAACCTGTTCGAAGTCAGCTGTTTGTGTTACACAG GAAAGAGGGTGACTCTGAATTTATGAACATCATCGCTAATGAGATTGGGACAGAG GAGACCCTGCTGTTCCTGACTGTGGGAGATGAAAAAGAAGCAGGACTCTTTCTTCTAGCTGGACCTGTTGAAGCAGTTGAGAATTTAGGTCCCAG ggtggcagagctgctgggaggcaAAGGAGCTGGGAAGCGAGGCCGCTTTCAGGGCAAGGCGACCAAGATGAGTCGGCGAGGAGAAGTGCAAGCTCTGCTCCAGGAATTTGTCAGCCACCGAAGCCCTGAAGC CTCCACTGCGGTACCATCGAATATGTTGCTGCAAAAGGGAATCTGA